In a genomic window of Thermoproteus tenax Kra 1:
- a CDS encoding CBS domain-containing protein, with amino-acid sequence MNAETLARKPPITVDKATTLKDVAKTLAEKKIGIVVVVDKNAPDTPLGVISERDIVRFLATGVDLNSPAEKYMTSPVITVEASEPLWKVAEVMRSHNIRHVVVTKGGKLYGVISIRDLIGEESVLRGLMEYGEKIEERGPAAD; translated from the coding sequence ATGAACGCAGAGACGTTGGCCAGAAAACCCCCCATAACAGTTGATAAGGCGACCACTCTGAAGGACGTCGCCAAGACCTTGGCTGAGAAGAAGATAGGGATCGTCGTCGTAGTCGACAAAAACGCCCCCGACACTCCGCTCGGTGTGATCTCGGAGAGAGATATCGTTAGATTTTTGGCCACAGGCGTCGATCTCAACTCGCCTGCCGAGAAGTACATGACTAGCCCTGTTATCACCGTCGAGGCCTCAGAGCCTCTCTGGAAGGTCGCCGAGGTTATGAGGAGCCACAACATCAGACATGTAGTTGTTACAAAGGGCGGAAAGCTCTACGGCGTGATATCGATCAGGGATCTAATAGGGGAGGAGAGCGTCCTCCGCGGTTTGATGGAATACGGAGAGAAGATAGAGGAGAGGGGGCCCGCGGCCGACTGA
- a CDS encoding replication initiation protein, with the protein MPLTGGVAESVKLRVIITKDLPSIIGLGPFKAGSAAALPASVALRLVDMGAAQLDETELLKPQDVQSFKYSEEKDQWPIQLPEDFYARAKASILQLKREGDSRTMGQLISATRDLLIKRVEKIARLLAASPDLVENNDFMARLTPEERALARAIDLELISLLREVL; encoded by the coding sequence ATGCCTCTCACAGGCGGCGTCGCCGAGTCTGTGAAGCTGAGGGTTATCATAACCAAGGACTTGCCCTCAATTATCGGGCTAGGCCCATTTAAGGCCGGCTCCGCGGCCGCGCTGCCGGCCTCAGTAGCGTTGAGGCTTGTCGACATGGGCGCTGCACAGCTCGACGAGACCGAGCTGCTAAAGCCGCAAGATGTACAGAGCTTCAAATACTCCGAGGAGAAAGATCAATGGCCAATTCAACTCCCCGAGGACTTTTACGCAAGAGCGAAGGCCTCCATACTCCAGCTCAAGAGAGAGGGCGACTCGCGCACTATGGGCCAACTGATTAGCGCCACTAGAGACCTCTTGATAAAGAGGGTGGAAAAGATAGCCCGCCTCTTGGCCGCCTCGCCGGACCTAGTGGAGAACAACGACTTTATGGCGAGGCTGACGCCCGAGGAGAGAGCGCTTGCCCGGGCTATAGACCTAGAGTTGATATCACTTCTGCGGGAGGTGCTCTAG